ACGGTGCACGCCCTGGTGCGCAATCCCAAGACGCCCGCGGGGCTGACGATCCAGTTCCTGCCGCGGCTCGGCAACCGGGATCTGAAGATCGTCTGCGGCGACAAGAACATCCCGGAGCTGGTGCGACGCCAGGCGCGCAACCTGTTTCTCATCCGCACCCAGCCGCCGAAGAAGATGGGGAAGAAGGCGCACTGATGCGGCTGCTCAAGTCGGTCCGCAACCAGCTCGGCAACTACCAGCTGAAGTCGGGTCTCTACCATTACTACCGGGGGGAGGCGAAGCAGGCGATCGAGTTCCTGACCCGCGTCCTGCAGGCACCCGAGACGCCCGAGGCCGATCGCCGCATGGCGATCTACTACCTGGCCCAGACGCACATCGCGGCGGCCGAGCGTTCCGAGGAGCAGAGCAATGTGGAGGCGGCGGTCCAGGGCTATCGGGAAGCCCTGGCGTTGACTCCCGACTACCCCGACCTGCACTTCCGCATGGGGGCGCTGTACGCGCGCTTCGACCTCAGCCTGGAGGCGATCGAGTGCTACCGCCGGGCCGTCCAGCTCCACCCGGGATACCTCGAGGCCCGCGTGCAGATGGCCTTCCTCCTTCTGTCGTCCGGACAGAAGGAGGAGGCGCTGAGCGAGTTCGAAGCGGCGCGCGACCTCGCCCGGCGCGCCATCGAGGAGCCGTTCGGGAAGGCGGCGGCGGCCCTGGCGCAAGGGGCGACGCGCGAGGCGGAAGAGTGGATGCGCGAGACCTTCCTCAGGCGGCCCGAAAGCTTCGCGTTTCACTAC
This sequence is a window from Candidatus Polarisedimenticolia bacterium. Protein-coding genes within it:
- a CDS encoding tetratricopeptide repeat protein encodes the protein MRLLKSVRNQLGNYQLKSGLYHYYRGEAKQAIEFLTRVLQAPETPEADRRMAIYYLAQTHIAAAERSEEQSNVEAAVQGYREALALTPDYPDLHFRMGALYARFDLSLEAIECYRRAVQLHPGYLEARVQMAFLLLSSGQKEEALSEFEAARDLARRAIEEPFGKAAAALAQGATREAEEWMRETFLRRPESFAFHYRRAMRALIEGHLERAVEDFRQASLFSPNFADVHNLIGVALGELERWEESIAAFRKALEANPEYPFARLNLAFALADAGHEREAIEEMRAILAREPNNEPALAKLDELVSPRKERTRVQG